The Papaver somniferum cultivar HN1 unplaced genomic scaffold, ASM357369v1 unplaced-scaffold_107, whole genome shotgun sequence genome includes a region encoding these proteins:
- the LOC113328205 gene encoding 60S ribosomal protein L18-2-like isoform X2 — MDSKGDKIAVLIGTITDDTRVYEVPAMKVAALRFTETARARIEKAGGECLTFDQLALRAPLGQNTVLLRGPKYSREAVKHFGAPGVPHSHSKPYVRSKGRKFEKARGKRNSRGFRV, encoded by the exons ATGGACAGCAAG GGTGATAAGATTGCCGTACTTATTGGTACAATTACTGATGATACACGGGTTTATGAGGTACCTGCAATGAAGGTTGCTGCGCTGAGGTTTACAGAGACAGCAAGAGCTCGAATTGAGAAAGCCGGTGGTGAATGTTTGACATTCGATCAACTTGCTCTCAGGGCACCCCTTGGACAGAACACA GTTCTTCTGAGAGGACCCAAATACTCAAGAGAGGCAGTTAAGCATTTTGGAGCTCCTGGAGTACCTCACAGCCACAGCAAACCATACGTCCGCTCCAAGGGTCGAAAGTTCGAGAAAGCTAGAGGAAAGAGAAACAGTCGTGGTTTCAGGGTTTAG